In Acyrthosiphon pisum isolate AL4f unplaced genomic scaffold, pea_aphid_22Mar2018_4r6ur Scaffold_20750;HRSCAF=22023, whole genome shotgun sequence, the genomic stretch AgcttcttttaaattatttatgattttataaggAACTCTTCTAGGCAGAACAGATATAGGAACTGCATTATtctttagtttaatatttattttttctggaaATTTACCAAGAcctgtaaaaatatcaatattttcttgCACAAAAATATCTTTCTCGTTATCtcctttgacaatttcatttatttcattCATGTTATAACTTAGTCTCATACTATCATTTAACCCAAGAATTGTTAACTCATCATACTCTACCACCTCAaagtatgttaatattttatttttaatgttactaATACAGACTTTAATCTTACCTAATGACTTAATTTGGAAACCTCCGAACGCCTTAATTATCACTTTACTCTTTtccaatttagtatttaattttttaaactcatTTAATGGCATTACATTTAATTGTGCTCCAGTATCTATTTTAATCAccatcttaatattatttatatccacTATATCAGTCCAATTTTTACATTTCTCAGTCTCAACTgtgtttaatgataaatatgttACTTCCTTTTCATCATTTTGATGTACTTCATTcacttgataattattatatttttctttagatTTACACTTTACAGCAAAATGATTTAGTTTACCACATGCTTTACAATTTTTCCCAAATGCAGGACATTTGTTTATAGCATGTTGATTAccacatttaaaacaattaaatattttttggttattctTACCCACACCTTGATCTTTGTAATCAGCACTGTTAGACTTGCCTTGATTTGATTCGCTGTATTTTCCCTTTTCATATTTCTTAGTTGCATTTTGTTGATGATTTGATTTACTTGCCTCCTTAGATTTGAAACGCCAGTTTTTGCTTTTCTCCACTTGATCCAcagttaaattttctttttgtactAGTCGACAATTTTCTTCAGCTTGTTCTACTACTTGGCAATATTTAATGACTTTTAACAACGGTAAGTCTTCTCGTAATAGTTTAGACTGCAAATCTTTATCACTTATTCCCAGAACTACTTGTGTACGCAATAGTGCTTCTTCTGACTCACCAAACGAACATGACTTAATTAATTCGCGCAAATCTGCGTAGAATTTGTCAAATGGTTCACCTTCGGCCTGTTTACGAGTAAAGAATTTGTAGTGCTCCATCACTTCATTTTTCCTTGGGACACAGTATTCTTCCAAcgacttgaaaatattttctacaGTCACAACATCAATCTTAAATGTGTTGTACAACTTTAAGCCATCTGGTCCCAATAAATTGAGTAACCTTGCCACTTGAACCTCCTGACTCTTACTGTTTGTCTCAGTAGCCATAAAATAAACTTCAACttcttgtttaaatattttaaatttgtcatttaaattaccagtcagttttaaatttgcaGGTCGGTTAAATTCCATGTTGCCTTTTTATCC encodes the following:
- the LOC115034710 gene encoding uncharacterized protein K02A2.6-like, with amino-acid sequence MATETNSKSQEVQVARLLNLLGPDGLKLYNTFKIDVVTVENIFKSLEEYCVPRKNEVMEHYKFFTRKQAEGEPFDKFYADLRELIKSCSFGESEEALLRTQVVLGISDKDLQSKLLREDLPLLKVIKYCQVVEQAEENCRLVQKENLTVDQVEKSKNWRFKSKEASKSNHQQNATKKYEKGKYSESNQGKSNSADYKDQGVGKNNQKIFNCFKCGNQHAINKCPAFGKNCKACGKLNHFAVKCKSKEKYNNYQVNEVHQNDEKEVTYLSLNTVETEKCKNWTDIVDINNIKMVIKIDTGAQLNVMPLNEFKKLNTKLEKSKVIIKAFGGFQIKSLGKIKVCISNIKNKILTYFEVVEYDELTILGLNDSMRLSYNMNEINEIVKGDNEKDIFVQENIDIFTGLGKFPEKINIKLKNNAVPISVLPRRVPYKIINNLKEALDNMAKQQVIIKCNKPSEWQSPIIVVEKPDKSLRICLDPREINKSIVREMYQIPTLEQIKLKLSNKNIFTVLDLKDGFYHSPEKFQEITTKYFGNIENVNVYFDDILIAGETLEEHDRALNEVIKRAKQFNIKFNPKKIQYKVSKVKFLGFIFSAEGVQPDSERIRVIRELNEPSNKKELQSFLDSY